The Ferrimicrobium acidiphilum DSM 19497 genome has a segment encoding these proteins:
- a CDS encoding HD domain-containing protein — MHGNRTPDGVITAHEDPRLISTSLADRLSTEAQQAATLCDAATLAHGGGDRPQPEEPDHYRTCFERDRDRILHSSAFRRLAGKTQVFIFPADHQRTRLTHALEVAQVGSAIARRLRLNVDLTEAIALGHDCGHGPGGHASEVALEPFLSEGFDHAPWGAFVTLAPLNLCLETTDGIANHSWSRPRPITPEAEIVALADRIAYSAHDLEDAIGAGLLAREAIPTDLTSLIGSHRNRQLDYFITDVIETTIVAGTIGLSLEAGEALAALRSFNYTHIYTTDASEAQSRAVISLLRSLTEYLIDHPASLPQREEEISIERQVVAYVAGMTDRFAFQLAHELLDWPVNRLPMGIDLRG, encoded by the coding sequence ATGCACGGGAATCGCACCCCAGACGGCGTCATCACTGCGCATGAGGATCCAAGGTTGATAAGCACCAGCCTTGCTGATCGCCTCAGCACCGAAGCCCAGCAAGCGGCGACGCTCTGTGACGCCGCTACTCTCGCCCATGGTGGCGGAGATCGACCGCAGCCAGAGGAGCCCGACCACTATCGCACCTGTTTTGAGCGTGATCGGGATCGCATTCTCCACTCGAGCGCTTTTCGAAGGCTCGCAGGCAAGACCCAGGTATTCATCTTCCCCGCCGACCACCAACGCACTCGACTCACACACGCCTTAGAGGTGGCGCAGGTTGGGTCCGCCATCGCTCGTCGACTTCGCCTCAACGTCGACCTCACCGAGGCGATCGCCCTCGGGCACGATTGCGGGCACGGACCAGGAGGACATGCGAGCGAAGTCGCTCTCGAACCGTTTCTGTCCGAGGGATTCGATCACGCACCGTGGGGAGCTTTCGTCACCTTAGCCCCGCTAAATCTCTGTTTAGAGACCACCGACGGCATCGCCAACCACTCTTGGTCGCGGCCACGGCCGATAACTCCTGAGGCCGAGATCGTCGCTCTCGCCGACCGGATCGCGTATTCAGCCCATGACCTAGAGGATGCGATCGGTGCAGGTCTGCTCGCGCGTGAAGCCATCCCAACAGATCTCACCAGCCTGATAGGTTCGCACCGCAACCGCCAGCTCGACTACTTCATAACCGACGTCATAGAGACCACGATTGTGGCCGGCACGATTGGGCTCAGCCTCGAGGCAGGTGAGGCACTTGCTGCCCTTCGATCCTTTAACTACACCCATATCTACACCACCGACGCCTCTGAAGCACAGAGTCGGGCTGTCATCTCTCTGCTCCGGTCGCTAACCGAGTATCTCATCGACCATCCAGCTTCATTACCGCAACGCGAGGAGGAGATATCGATCGAACGCCAGGTGGTGGCTTACGTAGCAGGGATGACCGACCGCTTTGCCTTTCAACTCGCCCACGAACTCCTTGACTGGCCAGTGAACCGACTCCCAATGGGGATCGACCTTCGAGGTTAG
- a CDS encoding class I adenylate-forming enzyme family protein has product MHSFQDPLRRGARVAPNKVAVICGEDRLTFRELETRIHKLSAVLQGFDLSPGDRVAIIANNCHRYIEVYLAVPSNGLVLVPLSTRSTIAEIAFALSDADVRVVITDRKLDSIGTSVAHVITIPDEYEEALGQASPIDYLDQPNEETLAGLFYTGGTTGRSKGVMLTHGNLLANAWTAIAWAHLSEEDRWLVMAPMFHAAGTCLVIASIWLTATQIVLGTFAPKEALDIIERERATGTLAVPTMMLAINDVMATSPRDVSSLRLLSHGASPAPIEILKQSHHHFPTAEMLHLYGTTESSPIASIFAHEERHLADAKAGSIGVPAVGVDLAVLDPDDNELGAGEVGEIAIRGNNVMKGYWNLPEESERALRSGWYHTGDLGMVDNDGYFFLIDRLKDMVITGGENVYTIEVEDALYRHPKVQEAAVFGVPDPKWGEAVHAVVVPREDVTPGEIIAFLRTQLAGYKLPKQIDLRQSPLPKSGAGKILKRDLREPFWSGHTTRIGN; this is encoded by the coding sequence ATGCATTCGTTTCAAGATCCGCTACGGCGTGGGGCTCGAGTAGCCCCGAACAAGGTCGCCGTTATCTGCGGAGAGGATCGCCTCACCTTCAGAGAACTCGAGACAAGGATCCACAAACTCAGCGCTGTACTCCAAGGATTTGATCTCTCGCCAGGTGATCGCGTCGCTATCATCGCCAACAACTGCCATCGTTACATCGAGGTCTACCTCGCCGTCCCCTCCAACGGCCTGGTACTCGTGCCGCTGAGTACACGTTCGACCATCGCCGAGATAGCCTTTGCGCTCTCAGATGCCGATGTACGCGTGGTCATCACCGACCGCAAGCTCGACTCGATCGGCACCTCAGTCGCTCATGTGATCACAATCCCTGATGAGTATGAGGAGGCGCTTGGGCAGGCGAGTCCAATCGACTACCTCGACCAGCCAAATGAAGAGACGTTGGCCGGGTTGTTCTATACCGGAGGGACCACTGGAAGGTCCAAAGGAGTGATGCTCACGCATGGGAACCTGCTCGCCAACGCCTGGACGGCCATCGCCTGGGCTCACCTCTCCGAGGAGGATCGCTGGCTGGTGATGGCGCCTATGTTTCACGCCGCCGGGACCTGTCTTGTGATCGCGTCCATCTGGCTCACCGCCACTCAGATCGTGCTCGGAACCTTTGCCCCCAAAGAGGCGCTAGATATCATAGAACGTGAACGCGCTACCGGCACTCTCGCGGTGCCGACCATGATGCTCGCGATCAATGATGTCATGGCGACCTCACCTCGCGACGTCTCCTCGCTTCGACTACTAAGTCACGGTGCATCACCTGCTCCTATCGAGATTCTGAAGCAATCGCATCATCACTTTCCAACTGCCGAGATGCTCCATCTCTACGGAACCACCGAGAGCTCACCGATCGCCTCTATCTTCGCTCACGAAGAGCGGCACCTTGCAGATGCCAAAGCAGGATCGATCGGCGTTCCTGCAGTCGGAGTTGACCTCGCGGTTCTCGACCCAGATGACAACGAACTCGGCGCAGGCGAAGTCGGTGAGATAGCCATCCGTGGAAACAACGTCATGAAGGGTTACTGGAACCTCCCTGAGGAGTCCGAACGCGCGCTCCGGTCCGGATGGTACCACACCGGAGATCTCGGGATGGTCGACAACGATGGCTACTTCTTCCTGATCGACCGACTCAAAGACATGGTCATCACTGGCGGTGAGAATGTCTACACCATCGAGGTAGAGGACGCACTTTATCGGCATCCAAAGGTGCAGGAGGCCGCGGTCTTTGGGGTGCCAGATCCTAAGTGGGGTGAGGCTGTCCACGCCGTGGTCGTGCCTCGTGAAGATGTAACGCCGGGGGAGATTATCGCCTTTTTACGGACACAACTTGCCGGTTACAAGCTTCCTAAACAGATCGACTTGCGCCAGAGTCCACTCCCAAAGTCCGGTGCTGGAAAGATCTTGAAACGTGACCTGCGCGAGCCGTTTTGGAGCGGTCACACAACCCGAATCGGCAACTAG
- the pyrB gene encoding aspartate carbamoyltransferase — MNFVGSDLLTVDQLSRDDLEQIMSVARRMEPIARREKVTRVLEGAVLASLFLEASTRTRLSFGSAFSRLGGAVRETVGLTFSSMAKGESIADTARVISGYADIMTIRHPEAGSVAQFAKASLVPVINAGDGAAEHPTQALLDIYTIEEEFAARDKQLDGAHVLFVGDLKYGRTVHSLLKLLSLYESMTFTLLAPDLLSMPTSIVELVESRGHKVVEYDSMPTEPDRVDVIYATRIQRERLQGEQIEGYSHDFHVNTAFVEHVGDSSTIVMHPLPRDSTPSSNDLSTDLDADPRLAIFRQTDRGIPIRMALFALILGVADSIESTYRDPLWHTTT, encoded by the coding sequence GTGAACTTTGTAGGGAGCGATCTTCTCACAGTGGACCAGCTCTCGAGGGACGACCTTGAGCAGATCATGAGTGTTGCGCGCCGTATGGAGCCGATCGCGCGCCGCGAGAAGGTTACCCGTGTTCTCGAAGGCGCCGTACTAGCGAGCCTCTTTCTGGAGGCAAGTACGAGGACGCGCCTTAGCTTCGGGAGTGCGTTTTCACGCCTCGGTGGTGCGGTGCGTGAGACCGTCGGCCTGACCTTCTCCTCGATGGCCAAGGGGGAGTCGATAGCAGACACCGCCCGTGTGATCAGCGGGTACGCCGACATCATGACTATCCGCCACCCTGAAGCGGGATCGGTAGCCCAGTTTGCCAAGGCATCTCTGGTGCCGGTGATCAACGCAGGGGATGGTGCCGCTGAGCACCCAACTCAGGCCCTCCTAGACATCTACACCATCGAAGAGGAGTTTGCCGCCCGCGACAAGCAACTCGACGGCGCCCATGTGCTCTTCGTCGGCGACCTCAAGTATGGACGCACAGTCCACTCACTTTTGAAACTCCTCAGCCTCTACGAGTCGATGACCTTCACCCTCCTGGCACCAGATCTGCTCTCGATGCCCACCTCGATTGTCGAGTTGGTCGAGTCACGCGGGCATAAGGTAGTCGAATACGACAGTATGCCGACCGAACCCGACCGTGTAGACGTGATCTACGCCACACGGATTCAGCGGGAACGGCTCCAGGGAGAGCAGATCGAGGGCTATAGCCACGACTTCCATGTCAACACCGCCTTCGTCGAGCATGTCGGCGACTCCTCGACGATCGTGATGCACCCATTGCCTCGAGATTCGACCCCATCATCGAATGACCTCAGCACCGATCTAGATGCCGATCCTCGTTTGGCAATCTTCCGTCAAACCGACCGCGGAATACCGATAAGAATGGCGCTGTTTGCGCTCATCCTTGGGGTCGCTGACTCGATTGAGTCGACCTATCGGGACCCACTATGGCATACCACTACCTAA